One Papaver somniferum cultivar HN1 chromosome 10, ASM357369v1, whole genome shotgun sequence genomic window carries:
- the LOC113316067 gene encoding uncharacterized protein LOC113316067: MRVLFWNINGVARDAAQCKLKELFREFKPNVFCLSESKVHYSVAFGNRLQLEGFSSHVTHNATANSIDNLWVCYLDSIRPSILNRSKQAISIEVDGGTCILILDEKKGGLEPRTSAKNEFSDWLDENNLFESNSLGTKFTWTNSQSGTNRIIIKLDRVVINAAWLAKFDNWRCKALTREVFDHSTLLGYPFVVPRPKRAPFCIQKMWFLHDDFLRMVSERWNMPAHGSLDFIFTYKLKRLKWVIKKWNLMVFGNVHSRLKQDQLRFETAALCSDEDPNDVTKLNAMKDAMAKLSETRLQHNTMLKQKERNQWLVEGSSNSTFFHNSIRIRRSSNTISELVDRDDHTISDYDLLRDHIMQFYEEKFNGQETVIDASLFDYDHVSIS, encoded by the exons ATGCGGGTTCTTTTTTGGAATATAAATGGAGTTGCACGTGATGCAGCTCAATGTAAACTAAAGGAGTTATTTAGAGAGTTCAAGCCAAATGTTTTTTGTCTTTCGGAATCTAAAGTGCACTACTCAGTTGCTTTTGGCAATAGACTTCAACTTGAAGGTTTTTCTTCTCATGTTACTCATAATGCTACTGCTAATAGTATAGATAATCTTTGGGTTTGTTATTTAGATTCAATAAGGCCTTCTATTCTAAATAGAAGCAAGCAGGCCATTTCTATTGAGGTTGATGGGGGTAc TTGTATTCTTATACTTGATGAGAAAAAGGGAGGTCTTGAACCAAGAACTTCGGCTAAAAATGAGTTTTCAGATTGGTTAGAtgagaataatctctttgagtCTAACTCTTTGGGTACAAAATTCACTTGGACTAATAGTCAGTCGGGTACTAATAGAATCATTATTAAACTCGATCGTGTTGTTATTAATGCTGCTTGGCTTGCGAAGTTTGataattggcggtgtaaagctcttacTAGAGAAGTTTTTGACCATTCTACTCTCTTGGGTTATCCTTTTGTGGTTCCTAGACCAAAGAGAGCTCCTTTTTgcattcagaagatgtggtttttacaTGATGATTTTCTTCGTATGGTTTCTGAGAGATGGAATATGCCGGCTCATGGTTCTCTTGATTTCATATTTACTTATAAGCTCAAGAGATTAAAATGGGTGATCAAGAAATGgaatcttatggtttttggtaatgTTCATTCTCGTTTGAAGCAAGATCAATTGAGGTTTGAAACTGCAGCTCTTTGTTCGGATGAAGATCCTAATGACGTTACCAAACTTAATGCTATGAAAGATGCTATGGCTAAGCTTAGTGAGACTCGGCTTCAACACAACACTATGCTTAAACAAAAGGAAAGAAATCAGTGGCTTGTGGAGGGTTCAAGCAATTCTACTTTCTTCCATAATAGCATTCGCATTCGTAGAAGTTCTAATACTATTTCTGAATTAGTAGATAGGGATGACCATACTATCTCTGATTATGATCTTTTGCGAGACCATATTATGCAGTTCTATGAAGAAAAATTTAACGGCCAGGAGACGGTTATTGATGCTAGTTTATTTGATTATGATCATGTTAGTATTTCTTAA